The region ATGAATTGCCAATGGAATATTTCATGGACCTCGCGTGGGATTCCGACAAGTGGACCAACGATAATTTAAGCGATTACGTGCGCTTGTGGGCGGCGCGCGAGTTCGGGCCGGAGCACGCAGCGGAGATTGCCAGCATCGTTGCCAAATACACGAAATACAACGGACGCCGCAAACCGGAATTGTTGGATGCTAATACGTATAGCGTTGTGAATTACAATGAAGCGGGAAAAGTCGTCGCGGATTTTGAAACGATTGCGGAACGGGCAGAAAAAATTGCGCTAACTTTGCCTAAAGAATCGCAAAACGCATTTTATGAACTGGTATTGTTTCCAGTCAAAGCCTGCGCAGTGGTGAATGAATTATATTTCGCTGCGGCGCGAAACGAATTGTATGCACGGCAGGGGAGGGCGAGTGCGAACGACGAAGCGGCCGAAGTGCGTAGCAAATTCACGGAGGACACAAACCTGATGAATTATTTCAATCATGATTTTGCCGGAGGCAAATGGGATCACTTCATGGACCAGGCGCATCTCGGATATCGCGGCTGGGCAGACCCGCCATCAAACAATTTTGGAGCGATTAAATTAAGAGAAATCGAGGTCCAGAACACGGCGGCAATGGGCGTGGCCATCGAAGGTTCGGAAGCGGCGCGGCCGGGAACAAACGGCGATGCGGTTCTGCCACAATTTGACGCATTGAGCCGGCGACAACATTACATCGAGGTTTTTAAAAAAGGAAAAAGAGATTTTGAGTTTGTGGCTTCGGCCAGTGAGCCGTGGATTGTTTTGAGCGAGCGAAAGGGTTCGGTGGGAAAAGATAAAAAGATTTGGGTGAAAATAAATTGGGAACGTGCCCCGAAGGGAACAGCGACTGGAACAATCAAAATCAAAGGCGCCGGCACGGAAGTAGCCGTAACCGTGAATGCACTGAATCCGATTAGGATCAGTCGAAAAAATTTGCGCGGTTTTGCGGAAGGTGAGGGGATCGTGGCAATCGAGCCAGAACATTTCACGCGGAACAGAGATGCCGGGTCCAACCGCTGGATTCGGATTGAAGATTACGGACGGACATTGTCCGGCATGCGCGCGACCGGGCCCACGGATGTTAGCGCGACACCGGGCAAAGATTCTCCCTGTTTGGAATATCAAATGTATTTGTTCGACGCGGGCCCTGCGGAAATCGTCACGATCACCAGTCCGATTTTAAATTTTGTGCCAGGTCGCGGAGTGCGGTTCGCGGTTTCGTTTGACGACGACGTGCCGCAAGTCGTAACGCTCGTGCCGGAAAAATATAGCGCGCAAAATGGAAACCAGGATTGGGAGACATCGGTGAAGGACAATGCCCGCTATGCAAAAACAACCCTCAAATTGGCAAGGCCCGGTTATCACACATTGAAGTATTGGATGATTGATCCCGGCGTAGTGCTGCAAAAGGTGGTGGTGGATATGGGCGGGTTGAAGCCAAGTTATTTGGGGCCGCCAGAAAGCTATCATCAGGTGCCTTCGGAGAAGTAAACATGGGCGAATTTCAATCTATGAAAAAGATCAATCGCGGGTTGTTTTCAATCGGCCTGGGCGGTTCTTTGCTGGCGGTTTCGTCATTACCCGCGGCAGATGCGCAAGAGCAAAAATCACCGCGCACGGCGGAACAGGATCATCAGGAGATGATGGAGCAGTTGCATATCACATCCATCCGGCGCGGGCGTGACGGCATGAATCCCAGTTCGAAGAACTACGCAAATTATGATGAGGCCAAGGCGAATCCTTTTCCCGACTTGCCGGATCCATTGACTTTGAATGATGGAAAGAAAGTAACGACGCCGGAGATGTGGTGGACGCAGCGGCGGCCGGAGATCGTGGAGTATTTTGATCGCGAGATTTATGGCCGCGTGCCCGCGCATACGCCAAAAGTAAATTGGGAAGTCACCAGAAGGACCAACACGACAACTGGCGAAATTCCGGTCATCACCAAACAACTCATCGGGCATGTGGATAATCCCGCAGACCCAGACATCACGGTAAATATTCAACTATCGCTCACGACACCAGCCAATGCGAAGGAGCCAGTCCCGGTGATGATGCAATTTGGCTTCGGGAATTTTGGTTTTGGCGCGTTTGGACGGCGCGGGGCGAACGCGCCAGGCGGCACGAATAATTTTGCATTTCGCGGAACCAATCGGCCGGGAGGCACAAATAACCGGCCCGGATTTAGCGGAGGTTTTGGAGGATTTGGCGGGCCGGATTGGCGTCAACTGGTGCTTTTGAACGGCTGGGGTTACGCGGTGATTGTGCCAAACAGCGTGCAGGCGGACGACGGCGCGGGGCTGACGCAGGGGATAATCGGCTTGGTGAATCATGGGCAGCCGCGCAAGCCGGACGACTGGGGTGCATTGCGCGCATGGGCGTGGGGCGCGAGCCGCGCATTGGATTATTTTGAAACCGACCCGGCGGTGAACGCGAAAGAAGTCGGACTCGAAGGCCATTCGCGCTACGGCAAAGCAACGCTCGTGGCGATGGCGTACGATCCGCGTTTCGCTATCGCGTATGTGAGTTCGTCAGGCGAAGGCGGCGCGAAATTACATCGGCGTGATTGGGGTGAAATCGTGGAGAACGTAGCGGGCTCGGGCGAATATCATTGGATGGCGGGAAATTTTATCAAGTACGCGGGGCCATTGCATTGGAATGATCTGCCGGTGGATTCGCATGAACTGATCGCGTTATGCGCGCCGCGGCCCGTGTTCATCAGCGCGGGCTCGACGAACGGAGACGCATGGGTGGACGCAAAAGGCTCGTTTCTCGCCGCCGTGGCTGCGGGTCCGGTTTACCGGTTGCTCGGCCAACGTGATTTAGGCGCGACCGAATTTCCACCGATTGAAACGACCTACATCACTGGCGAAATCGGATTTCGCCAGCACAAGGCTGGTCACACCGATGCGCCGAATTGGCCAACGTTCCTGAAATTCGCGAACAAATATTTAAAAGAGCCCGCGCAGTAGGAAAATTTTGAATCACCAGGGCTTGTGATTATCGGTCACACCCGGCCAATCATCCGTGCGGAATGGAACAGCGGGCAAACCCGCGCCGTTGAAAAGTGTGGCGGCGGGGTTCGCCTGCCAGGCATAACGCGCCGCTACGGGTTCGGGCACTTCCAGCGACGAAACGATTATAGAATCGCCGTCAAGTTTTGCTTCAGCCCAATGCCATTTGCGATCCTTCCCCGCGACCGAAAATTCTTCGAGCCTATCGCCCTTCACCGTGAGACCGCTCTCGGTATTTTTGAAATGCAATTTGAGCGCGCCGGGCAAATGATCAACCGATGCGAATGTTGGCCCGGCGAAAGGAATGTCTTTGCCGTAATCTTTTGCGAGTGCGCAGAACGCGAGGCGTTCACCGACAATTTTTTTATCGGGCGGATGGATATTGTCGGCATCGCCGGTGTCAACCGTCACGGCGAGACCGGAATGCGCCACATTTTTGGCGGTGAGAAATTGCGCTTCACGCAGTTCGGCCCAGGAATCGTCGCCGGGTTGCGCGCGGCGGTGCATGAACGCGGGCAGGCTGACGATGTAAAACGGAAAATCGCCCTCGTGAAAAAGTTTTCGCCAATCGCCGATCATCGCGGGAAGCAATGTGCGATACGGGCGAGCGCGCTCGAAATTCGCTTCGCCTTGATACCAGATGGCGCCACGGAGCGAAAGCGGCGCGATGGGTTCGATCATGCCTTCATAAAGAACGATCGGCATGGTGGGATAATTCTCGAAACTGAGCGGGAGCGGATGCGGCGGCCGAGCGTCCGCGCTGAGCGCGCCCTTCCAATCGCCGCCGAGCGGGATCGCCAATTTGTCCCCGAGGCTGAGACGAAGCGTGTCGGGCTTGGCGAGAAATCCGCCCTTGGGTTTCATTTTGAAGACGCGGATGGCGATCACATTCCGGCCGGGCTTGAGCACATTGTCGTTGACGAAATAGACCCGGGGATTTTCGACCCAGGAACTTGCGCCGATCCAATGGCCATTGATATAAGTCGTATCCATTTTTTCAATCGAGCCAAGAAACAGCATGGCTCTGTTCGTGCCCAAAGGATCGGGCAAAGTAAATTCTTTGCGGAACCAGCAAATGCTCGGAGCGTCGGGCACGCCGAGTTGTTCAAAGGCGTTCGGCAACTGAACAGTTTTCCACGACGAATCATTGAAATCTAGCGATGCCCAGTTGTTGCTTTGGCCGACGTCGTATTCGTCAAGCCAGTGCATGAGAAAACTGCCATACTCGGGGCCGCCTTTGGCGTGAAGACGCTCGATCTCGGTGAGAACGGGATCGAAATCGTGGAGTTTATGAAGCGACTCGGGACTCATCCAACTCTCCGCCGGCGTGCCGCCAACGCAGTCCTGAACCAATCCGATCGGGACATGTAATTGCTCCTGGAGCGCGCGCCCAAAATAATAGGCGACGGCGGAGAAGCCGCCATTCTCGGCGATGGTTTGCGGCGAGCAAATTTTCCACGAGCCTTGCGGCGCTGCCGTGGGCGCATAGGAAACGTGTTGCTGCACTTTGAACAAACGAATTTCGGGATGGTCGGCGGACTTGATTTCGTCAGCGCCGTTGCGCGTGCGGGCAAGGCCAAGCTCCATGTTGGATTGCCCGCCACAGAGCCAGACTTCGCCAACCAAAATTTCGTGCAGGACAATATTTTGATTTGGGCCTGCTACGGTCATGGTGTAAGGACCACCGGTTGGAGGCGCTTCAATTTCGGTTTGCCAGCGGCCGTCCGCGCCAGCGATGGCTTTCGCAGTGTAACCATTGATTTCGACGTGGATGACGTCGCCGCTGTTTGCCCAGCCCCAAATGCGAATGGGTTTGTCACGCTGGACGACCATGTTGTCGCCGAACATGGGACTGAGGAGTGGCGAGGTCTTTTCAGCATGCAGGGAAGCGGCGGCGAAGAGAGCGATCAGCGAGATGATTGGAAAGCGCATAATTCAGAATTAAAATTCGAAGCCAGCATTGAAACTTATGAACTCATATTTGTTAACGCGCAAATCCGTGTAGATGCAACCTTAGCAAAAAAAGTTCTGTTCGATTTTTTCTAAAATCCATTACCAGGGCCGTTTCGCCGTCCAGAGAGAATGGATTCGAGATGCTCATGCCGATCCTTTTCCGATCATTTGCAGGGCCGCGCGCATATAGCCCATCGCGTAAGCCATGCCTGCGTGCCAGGGTGCGTTGCAGGCCATTTGCGGTGTGTGATCGGGAATCAGCACACCTTGATAGTCGTTTTGTTTGAGTATGCGCAACACGCGCAGCATGTCCACTTCACCGTCGTCAATAAAAGTTTCCCGATAATTGGGGACCTTGCCCTTGACGTTGCGGAAATGCACGTAGCCGATGCGATTTTGACGGCTGTAATTTTCCACCGTCTCGTAAATATCCCCCTCAGTCATCTCCGCGAGTGAGCCCAGGCAAAATTCCAGCGTGTTCGCCGGGCTGGGCGTGAGATCAATCAGGCGCTGGTAAAGGCGCGGCTGATATACAAGTCGTGGTTGTCCACGCATGAAGGGCATCGGCGGATCGTCGGGATGCGCGGCGAGTTTGACGCCCGCTTCCTCGGCCACCGGCGTGACTTCGCGCAGAAATTCTCCAACGCGATTCCACAGCTCATCATGGGTAATACCCGGCACATCGCCTTTCGGCGCGTGGGCATCATAAACCATGTTCCACACCATGCCGTTTGGCATCGGCGTATCGAGCGAACCTTCCATACCAACCGACATCGCGTCGCCGCGCGCATAAGGCGCGTGAGTGCGGCCGCAAACGCCAGCGATGCTAAAGTTATAACCCATGATGGGAATGCCCGCCTGGCCGAGACGGCGAATAATGGTCTTCACATTTTCCAACTGCCGGCGCTTTTTCGGACCATCCAGCAGGATGTCGTGCCAATGCGCCGGATCAAAATTCTCGATGGCTTCGATCTCGAGCCCGGCGGCGTTGGCCTCTTTGCGCATCGCGACCAATTCTTCCAAGGTCCAAAGCTGATCGGGATCGCCGGCAAGACCCCAGCCTTGATCAGTGCCGGTCGGCTGGTTATCGCGGGGATTCTTCGCGCCGCCTTTGAAATAATCCACGAGGTGGACGACCAGATGCGTAGCCCCAGCCTGCCGCGCGAAGAGGAAATTATCGCGCGTTAGCATGTGACGATACAAACCCAGGCCAAGTTTCATTTTTGGGCCGCGTGGAGTGGCGTTGCCTGCTTATTCATTCCCCCTGATGAGTGGTTTCTCAAGTAGCATTTGCGCTTTAGTAGGATTCTCCATGCGATTCGTATTTTTCTCCATTCCGCCGCTCCTCGCCGCCTGAAATACTGGCGGCAATGATTCAAACCCCGGACGCTACCGTGCGAAATTTTTTCCGCAACTCGCGCTTTGCGAGTAAACGCGTCCCGCGATAATCTTTCGTCCAACCCATGAACAAACTCTCATCCCGCAAGTACTCTGCGCGATCTTCCAAAGCAAAACTCTCTTCGCGCAACTCTGCGGTGAAAACCGCCACGCTGTTGCCTTATAAAAATACGAAGCTGCTCATCGCCAAACGCGTGCAGGATCTTCTCTCGCGGATGTCGCTCGAAGAAAAAGCCGCGCAAATGATGTGCGTGTGGCAGAAGAAGGCGGAAACCCTTCTGGATGCGGATGGAAATTTCGATTTCGCCAAGGCGAAAAAAAGTTTTGCCGATGGACATGGCCTGGGACAAGTCGGACGTCCAAGCGACGCGGGCAAAGGCAAGAACGCGCGCGAGATGGCGGAGTTGACGAATGCCATCCAGAAATTTTTTATCGAACATAGCCGGCTCGGCGTGCCAGTTATTTTTCACGAAGAATGTTTGCACGGCCACGCGGCGATTGGCGGCACGAGCTTTCCGCAGCCAATCGGTTTGGGCGCGACCTTCAATCCGGACCTGGTGCAGAAATTATTTGCGATAACCGCGTGGGAAGCGCGCGTGCGCGGTACGCACCAGGCATTGACGCCGGTCGTGGATGTCGCGCGCGAACCGCGGTGGGGCCGCGTCGAAGAAACTTACGGTGAAGATCCATATCTCGTTTCGCGTTTGGGAATCGCCGCCGTAATTGGTTTCCAAGGCGATGGTTCATTCAAAAATAAACGCCACGTCATCGCGACGCTGAAACATTTTGCCGCGCACGGCCAGCCGGAGGCGGGGATGAATTGCGGGCCGGTGGATGTGTCGGAACGGGTGTTACGCGAAACTTTTTTGTATCCGTTCAAGGAAGCGTTGCATGTCGCGGGGGCGATCAGCGTCATGGCTTCGTATAACGAAATTGACGGCGTGCCGTCGCATGCGAGCGAGTGGCTGCTGCGCGATGTACTGCGCAAGGAATGGGGCTTCAAGGGTTTTGTGGTCTCGGATTATTATGCGATTTGGGAACTGGCTCATCGCCCAGACACGCACGGTCATCACGTCGCGAAAGACCGTCGCGAATCCTGCGTGCTCGCAGTGAAGGCAGGAGTGAACATCGAGTTGCCGGAGCCGGATTGCTATTTGCATCTCGTGGACCTCGTCCGCAAACGCGAATTGCAAGAGTCGGATTTGGACGACCTTGTTGCGCCGATGCTGCATTACAAATTCAAGCTGGGTTTGTTCGACGATCCTTACGTTGACCCGGTTGAGGCGGAACGCGTCGTTGGCAGCGCGGCGCATCGCGAGATTGCACGACAGGCGGCGCGCGAAACGATCACGCTGCTCAAGAACGAAAATAATTTAGCGCCGGTTAACCTAAAGAAGCTCAAGACGATTGCGGTCATCGGGCCGAATGCCGATCGCAGTTTGCTCGGCGGTTACAGCGGCATGCCAAACTATAATGTCTCCGTGCTGGCGGGCATCAAGGCACGCGTGGGCGAAGCCGCAAAGGTTCTGCACGCCGAGGGTTGCAAAATCACGATTGGCGGCTCGTGGAATATTGACCAAGTCATTCCTGCCGATCCCGCGGAAGATGAAAAATTGATCGCCGAGGCCGTGAAGATCGCGAAACAGGCGGATGTGGTCGTGCTCGCCATCGGTGGCAATGAACAAACTTCGCGCGAAGCCTGGTCGCTCAAACATCTCGGCGACCGCGCAAACCTTGAATTGCTTGGCTGCCAAAATAAATTGGTGGAGGCGATGGTTGCGACTGGAAAACCCGTCGTGGCGTTTCTATTCAATGGCCGTCCGCTCGCTATCAAGCATCTCACCGACCATGTGCCGGTGATTTTTGAATGCTGGTATCTCGGCCAGGAAACGGGCGACGCGGTAGCAGAAGTTTTGTTTGGCGATTTCAATCCCGGCGGAAAATTGCCGATCAGCATTCCGCGTTCGGCAGGGCATGTGCCGGTGTTTTATAATCACAAGCCTTCAGCGCGGCGCGGCTATTTGTTTGACGACGTTTCACCGCTGTACGCCTTTGGGCAGGGGTTAAGCTACACGCAATTCACCTTCGACAAACCGCGCCTGGAAAAAAATAAGATCCGGCGCAATGAACGCACGCGCGTGAGCGTCCGCGTCACGAATAGTGGCAAAGTCAAAGGCGAAGAAGTGGTGCAAATGTATATTCGCGACGTGGTCAGTTCGGTGACTCGCCCGGTAAAAGAGTTAAAGGGGTTTCAGAAAATTTCTCTCGCGCCTGGCCAAAGCAAAACCGTTTCGCTCGACATCACGCCGGAGTTGCTTTCCTTCTACGACGTTAAAATGAATTACATCGTGGAGCCGGGCGAGTTCGTGATCATGGTCGGAAATTCCTCACGCAACGCCGATTTGCAGAAAGTGATTTTGACGGTCGAAAAATAAATTCCACGACCAAAATTATGCCCGACAATTCCGAAAAACTTTCGTTCGTCGAGAAGGCCGGTTACAGCGCGGCGGATGCCGCCGCGAATTTCGTCTTCATGACGATGATTCTTTTTCAGACGAGTTTCTACACGGATGTTTTTGGCATTAGCGCCGCCGCCGCCGCCGCGATTCTAATGTCGGCGCGGTTGTGGGATGCATTTTTCGATCCGATTGTCGGTATGCTGGCGGACCGCACCAACACGCGCTGGGGCAAGTTTCGCCCCTGGGTGCTGTTCACCGCCGTTCCGTGGTGTGTGGTGATGGTGCTGGCATACACGACGCCGCACGGCTGGAGCATGCATTCACTCATTGCCTACGCCACCGTTACGAACATCATGCTGATGACGCTTTACTCCGCGAATAACATGCCATACTCCGCGCTGGGCGGCGTGATGACCGGCGACGTCAATGAACGCGCCAAATTGAATTCGTTCCGCTTCGTCTCGGTCAACATCGCGCAATTCATCGTCGGCGGATTCACGCTGCCGCTGGTCGCGAAATTCGCCGCCGGTCATGACCGCCAATACGGCTGGCAAATCACGATGACGATTTGGTCAGTTTTGTGTCTCGTATTGTTCCTCATCACTTTCGCCACGACGAAGGAACGCATCAAACCGGAGCCGCAACAGAAATCCTCGCCGTTGCAGGATTTTGGAGACCTCTTCAAAAACAGTCCCTGGGCCGTGATGTTTTTCATGACGCTGATTCATTTCGCCATCCTTTCGTTTCGCGGCGGCGCGCTCTACAATTACTATCATCACTACGCGGACAAGGCGGCGCTCTATGACTGGGTACAGAAGTTCGGTTTGACTGCGCCGCCGCTTACGCAGGGCGCGCCCGCGGCGAGCGGCATCTTTGAATGGCTTGGTTACATTGTCCATGCCGACAAAGCGAATTTGGAAAATTCAAATGTCGCAGACGTGGCCAACAGCATCATCAACATGATCGGAACCGGCGTGACGATCGTGGTGATTTTGCTTTCACCATCGCTGTCGGAAAAATTTGGCAAAAAGGCGGTCGCGGTCGGCGGCTTCGCGCTGGCGACGATTGGGACATTCGCATTTTATATGCTTAGTCCGACCAATATTTCGGGCATGATCTGGCTGACCGTTTTCATCGCGGTTGCTTATGCGCCGACGATTCCGCTGGTATGGGCCATCTATGCCGATGTGGCCGACTATTCAGAGTGGAAAAATGGACGACGCGCGACGGGAATTATTTTTGCCACTATTGGGTTCGCGCTTAAGTCCGGGCTGGCGCTGGGTTCGGCGTCCTTCCTATGGATCATGGCGGGATTTTTTAATTACGACACCGTCCAACCGCAAACCGCCGACGCGGTGCAGGGTTACCGGATGACGAGCACGATTGTTGTGGGGATTCTCTTTGCAATCTGCACGTGCCTGCTTGCGGCGTACAAATTGAACAAGCAAAAGACGATTCAAATCGCGGATGAATTGGCGGCGCGCAGAAGGAAGTTTTCAACCCAAGCGGCTTGAAGTCTCAGGTTGTAGCGGCGGTCATAGCCCACCGCTACAGAAAAAATATTTTATGGAAAATTATTTTAGATTGGGGAACGCCTGGCGGTCGGTAGCGTGCCTATTGCCGACGGCGGGGTTGCTGGTGAGTTGCGCCAGTGCCGGGCCGGAAAATGCGGCGACTTTGAAGGCGGCATTTAAGAACGACTTTCTCATCGGCGCGGCGTTGAACGAAAATCAATTCACGGAGCGCGATGCCGTCGGCGCTAAAATCGTGAGTGAACAATTCAACAGCATCACACCCGAAAATATTTTGAAGTGGGAATCCGTGCACCCCGAGCCAGACAAATATAATTTTGCGCCCGGAGATGGATACGTCGCTTTCGGCGAGAAGCACCACATGTGGATCATCGGCCACACGCTAGTCTGGCATAACCAAACTCCCAACTGGGTTTTCGAGGATGACAACGGAAAACCCGTGGATCGCGAAATCTTGCTCAAGCGATTACACGACCATATTCAAACGGTTGTAGGCCGTTACAAAGGCCGCATCAAAGGCTGGGATGTGGTCAATGAGGCGTTGAATGAAGACGGCACGATGCGCCAGACTCGGTGGTTGAAAATCATTGGTGACGATTACATCGTCAAAGCTTTTCAATACGCTCACGAAGCGGACCCCAACGCTCAACTTCATTACAACGATTACTCGCTGGAGAACGAACCCAAACGCCGCGGGGCGATCGAGTTGATCAAAAAGCTCAAGGCGGCGGGTGTGCCCATCACCGCCGTGGGTTTGCAGGGCCACGACAAAATGGATTGGCCGACCACGCAACAGGAGGATGAAACGATTGCCGATTTCGCGAAGCTGGGCGTTGCCGTGATGATCACCGAACTGGACGTGGACGTGTTGCCATCGCCGTCGCGCAATCAAACCGCCGACATCACCCTGCGCCTGGAGCAACAGTCGAAAACGAATCCTTACACGAACGGTTTGCCGGACGAAGTGCAGCAGCAACTCGCCAAACGCTATGCCGATTTGTTCAGGGTCTTTGTGAAACATCGCGACGTCGTGAAGCGGGTGACGTTCTGGGGCGTGTGCGATGGCGATTCGTGGTTGAATGGCTGGCCGGTTCGTGGCCGCACGAGTTATCCGTTGCTCTTTGATCGCGAAGGGAACCCCAAGCCTGCCTTTCAGGCGGTGATCGAGACGGCAAAGTGATGGGTTCGCCTAGCGCAAAACATCCTATCCCCACGAAGCATTGCCAAAATAAAAAACTGGTCTTGTTCGCAGACCGAGGTTAAGAATGCTATTAGATTCGGCAGCGCGCCGAATCCGGACGCCAAGGGCGTCGGTCTGCAATGGCGGCAAGATTAGTTGAATCATGATTGGCAACCTGCTCCAACCTGAATTAGCCGAACTCATTCGGCAGCGAAACTTCACGCAACTCCGCGAAATTCTTTGTGGTTTTTCCGCCCAGGAAATCGCCGAGATTTTCACTGACCTCAAGCCCGATGATGAGGTGGTGTTGCTGCGCATTCTCCCGCGCGAAATCGCCGCAGAAGTTTTTGAATATCTGCCCGCGTACGATCAGGAAGAAACCTTGCACGCGCTCGGCAATGAAGGCGTCGCGCAAATCCTGAACGATATTTCCCCCGATGATCGCACGGCCTTGCTCGAAGAACTTCCCGCCGCCGCCACGCAAAAATTACTCGACCTGCTTTCGCCGGAAGAACGCAAGGTTGCCCAGCAGTTGCTCGGTTATCCGAAGGATTCCATCGGTCGCCGGATGACGCCGGAATACCTGGCCATCCAGCAGAGCTGGACGGTCGCCGAAGTGCTGGACTATCTCCGTCATGAAGGCCGCAAGCGCGAATCGCTGAACCAGCTTTACGTCGTGGACGACAAGCGCCGGTTGGTGGATTGGGTGAAATTGCGCAGCGTGGTTGTCGCTGATTTGACGACGCCCGTAGCCGAGTTGCTCGAGAACCGCAACCTCGCGTTGTCGGTCACTGACGATCAGGAAGTCGCCGTGACCGCGTTCAAAAAATATGACGTGACCATCTTGCCGGTCGTGGATTCGCATAATGTTCTGCTGGGCGTGCTGACCGTGGATGACGTACTTGATCTTGCGGAAAAAGAAGCGACCGAAGACATGCAGAAAATGGGCGGCATGGAAGCGCTCGACGCGCCGTATCTGAAGATCACGTTATTTGATATGATCAAAAAACGCGCGCCGTGGCTTGCCATTTTGTTCGTGAGCGAAATGTTCACCTCCACGGCGATGAGCCGTTATCAGGATGAAATTGAAAAATGCGTGACGCTTTCGTTTTTCGTGCCGTTGATTTTGTCGAGCGGTGGAAATTCGGGCTCGCAGGCGACGACGCTGATCATCCGCGCGATGGCGTTGCGCGACGTGATGCTGCGCGACTGGTGGAAAGTTTTTAAACGCGAAATCTCGGCGGGATTTTTGATGGGCTGCGTGTTGGGATTGCTTGGCATATTCCGCATTTTTATTTGGCAGGCAACCGGGCTTAAGGATTACGGTCCCCATTACATGCTGTTGGCATCCACGATCGGGGTGAGTTTGATCGGCGTGGTACTGTGGGGAAGTTTGATCGGCGCAATGCTGCCGATGCTGCTGCGTTACCTGCGGCTCGACCCGGCGACGTGTTCCGCACCGTTCGTGGCGACGCTGGTGGACGTGACGGGCATCGTGATTTATTTCACCGTGGCATTTCACTTTTTGCACGGGACGCTGTTGTAGCGACGCTTGACGCAGGGCGGCGTTGGTTTTAGTCTTTCCCTGTAAT is a window of Verrucomicrobiia bacterium DNA encoding:
- a CDS encoding glycosyl hydrolase 115 family protein, which translates into the protein MKKRSAADIFVDTNDFVGVARTANDLRQDVTRVTGIAPKIISARDKAGRNVVIIGTLGKNGIIDQLVREGKLDVTQISGKWESFLIQVIPNPLPHVASALVIAGSDKRGAIYGIYDLSQQMGVSPWYYWADVTARHRAELFVKAGRYAHGPPSVKYRGIFLNDEAPDLSNWVREKYGSLKGMDGDPANYGHAFYTNVFELILRLKGNYLWPAMWNNAFNEDDPENTRLADEYGIVMGTSHQEPMMRAQKEWDRRYRKTLGSWNYAKEPDLLGQFWREGIERNKNFENIITLGLRGANDTPMAEGGPEANKALLEKIVDVQRKMIGDVINSNVAQVPQMWCLYKEVMDFYNAGMRVPDDVTLLWAEDNWGDVRRLPTADERKRSGGAGIYYHFDYHGGPRSYQWLDTSPLPKIWDQMSLAKQYGADRIWIVNVGHLKGYELPMEYFMDLAWDSDKWTNDNLSDYVRLWAAREFGPEHAAEIASIVAKYTKYNGRRKPELLDANTYSVVNYNEAGKVVADFETIAERAEKIALTLPKESQNAFYELVLFPVKACAVVNELYFAAARNELYARQGRASANDEAAEVRSKFTEDTNLMNYFNHDFAGGKWDHFMDQAHLGYRGWADPPSNNFGAIKLREIEVQNTAAMGVAIEGSEAARPGTNGDAVLPQFDALSRRQHYIEVFKKGKRDFEFVASASEPWIVLSERKGSVGKDKKIWVKINWERAPKGTATGTIKIKGAGTEVAVTVNALNPIRISRKNLRGFAEGEGIVAIEPEHFTRNRDAGSNRWIRIEDYGRTLSGMRATGPTDVSATPGKDSPCLEYQMYLFDAGPAEIVTITSPILNFVPGRGVRFAVSFDDDVPQVVTLVPEKYSAQNGNQDWETSVKDNARYAKTTLKLARPGYHTLKYWMIDPGVVLQKVVVDMGGLKPSYLGPPESYHQVPSEK
- a CDS encoding acetylxylan esterase; translation: MKKINRGLFSIGLGGSLLAVSSLPAADAQEQKSPRTAEQDHQEMMEQLHITSIRRGRDGMNPSSKNYANYDEAKANPFPDLPDPLTLNDGKKVTTPEMWWTQRRPEIVEYFDREIYGRVPAHTPKVNWEVTRRTNTTTGEIPVITKQLIGHVDNPADPDITVNIQLSLTTPANAKEPVPVMMQFGFGNFGFGAFGRRGANAPGGTNNFAFRGTNRPGGTNNRPGFSGGFGGFGGPDWRQLVLLNGWGYAVIVPNSVQADDGAGLTQGIIGLVNHGQPRKPDDWGALRAWAWGASRALDYFETDPAVNAKEVGLEGHSRYGKATLVAMAYDPRFAIAYVSSSGEGGAKLHRRDWGEIVENVAGSGEYHWMAGNFIKYAGPLHWNDLPVDSHELIALCAPRPVFISAGSTNGDAWVDAKGSFLAAVAAGPVYRLLGQRDLGATEFPPIETTYITGEIGFRQHKAGHTDAPNWPTFLKFANKYLKEPAQ
- a CDS encoding sialate O-acetylesterase; this translates as MRFPIISLIALFAAASLHAEKTSPLLSPMFGDNMVVQRDKPIRIWGWANSGDVIHVEINGYTAKAIAGADGRWQTEIEAPPTGGPYTMTVAGPNQNIVLHEILVGEVWLCGGQSNMELGLARTRNGADEIKSADHPEIRLFKVQQHVSYAPTAAPQGSWKICSPQTIAENGGFSAVAYYFGRALQEQLHVPIGLVQDCVGGTPAESWMSPESLHKLHDFDPVLTEIERLHAKGGPEYGSFLMHWLDEYDVGQSNNWASLDFNDSSWKTVQLPNAFEQLGVPDAPSICWFRKEFTLPDPLGTNRAMLFLGSIEKMDTTYINGHWIGASSWVENPRVYFVNDNVLKPGRNVIAIRVFKMKPKGGFLAKPDTLRLSLGDKLAIPLGGDWKGALSADARPPHPLPLSFENYPTMPIVLYEGMIEPIAPLSLRGAIWYQGEANFERARPYRTLLPAMIGDWRKLFHEGDFPFYIVSLPAFMHRRAQPGDDSWAELREAQFLTAKNVAHSGLAVTVDTGDADNIHPPDKKIVGERLAFCALAKDYGKDIPFAGPTFASVDHLPGALKLHFKNTESGLTVKGDRLEEFSVAGKDRKWHWAEAKLDGDSIIVSSLEVPEPVAARYAWQANPAATLFNGAGLPAVPFRTDDWPGVTDNHKPW
- a CDS encoding mannonate dehydratase; its protein translation is MKLGLGLYRHMLTRDNFLFARQAGATHLVVHLVDYFKGGAKNPRDNQPTGTDQGWGLAGDPDQLWTLEELVAMRKEANAAGLEIEAIENFDPAHWHDILLDGPKKRRQLENVKTIIRRLGQAGIPIMGYNFSIAGVCGRTHAPYARGDAMSVGMEGSLDTPMPNGMVWNMVYDAHAPKGDVPGITHDELWNRVGEFLREVTPVAEEAGVKLAAHPDDPPMPFMRGQPRLVYQPRLYQRLIDLTPSPANTLEFCLGSLAEMTEGDIYETVENYSRQNRIGYVHFRNVKGKVPNYRETFIDDGEVDMLRVLRILKQNDYQGVLIPDHTPQMACNAPWHAGMAYAMGYMRAALQMIGKGSA